In a genomic window of Lycium ferocissimum isolate CSIRO_LF1 chromosome 9, AGI_CSIRO_Lferr_CH_V1, whole genome shotgun sequence:
- the LOC132032123 gene encoding uncharacterized protein LOC132032123 — MAIKLVLGGFTLNIISAYAPQVGLDEEVKRRFWEDLDEVVASIPLTEKLFIGGDFNGHIGSVSRGYDEVRRIWLRDKNGGGVSLLDFAKAFGLVVANSCFPKKKEHLVTFRSSVVATQIDFLLLRKDDKGLCKDCKVIPSENLTTQHNLLVMDLEIRRKKKKKVVDDRARIRGEFDSV, encoded by the coding sequence ATGGCGATTAAGTTAGTCCTTGGAGGGTTCAccttgaacattattagtgccTACGCGCCACAAGTGGGTTTGGACGAGGAGGTAAAAAGGCGCTTTTGGGAGGACTTGGACGAAGTGGTGGCAAGTATACCGCTTACTGAGAAGCTATTCATAGGAGGAGATTTCAATGGGCACATTGGGTCTGTTTCGAGGGGTTATGACGAGGTGCGGAGGATTTGGCTTCGGGACAAGAATGGTGGAGGAGTCTCACTCCTGGATTTCGCAAAAGCTTTTGGATTGGTGGTAGCCAACTCGTGTTTTCCGAAGAAGAAggagcacttggtaacctttCGTAGCTCAGTGGTTGCGACGCAAATAGACTTCTTGCTCCTTAGAAAAGATGATAAAGGCCTCTGTAAGGATTGCAAGGTCATACCGAGTGAGAATCTTACGACCCAACATAACCTattggtgatggatttggagataagaaggaagaagaagaagaaggttgtgGATGACCGAGCGAGGATTAGGGGGGAGTTTGACTCCGTCTAG